One genomic region from Streptomyces sp. NBC_00457 encodes:
- a CDS encoding type IIL restriction-modification enzyme MmeI encodes MFQHRLVSNAGQSFQGSIILGKGFILSPQQAEELIHRDPRNRDVLFRYLNGEDLNSRPDCSASRWVINFHDWPEEQAREYPDVFAIVERNVKPERMKNNRKVRRERWWQFAERAPRLYASIAGLERILVVARVSKTGLPVFVPTGQVTSEQTVVFASDRLEDLTWLNSGIHYTWAIARGSSLKGDLRYTPSDIYETLPQPSRTTAMVTTGAELDRIRRSIMSQRKVGLTRLYNLVHDPSVIDGDIQALRAAHVEVDHAVVDAYSWQDLNLYHGFTTTRQGMRFSLSQVIQTEVIDRLLELNYAQHTGKADSVLF; translated from the coding sequence ATATTTCAGCACCGACTGGTATCCAATGCCGGACAGTCCTTCCAAGGATCGATCATCCTGGGCAAGGGATTCATCCTGTCGCCCCAGCAAGCCGAGGAACTCATCCACCGGGATCCACGCAACCGCGACGTCCTCTTCCGCTACCTCAACGGCGAAGACCTCAACTCCCGTCCGGACTGCTCGGCCAGCCGTTGGGTGATCAACTTCCACGACTGGCCCGAGGAACAGGCACGCGAGTATCCCGACGTCTTCGCCATCGTGGAACGCAACGTGAAACCCGAGCGGATGAAGAACAACCGCAAGGTACGCCGAGAACGGTGGTGGCAGTTCGCAGAGCGCGCCCCAAGGCTCTACGCATCCATCGCCGGGCTGGAACGCATTTTGGTGGTAGCACGCGTGAGCAAGACGGGGCTACCAGTCTTCGTGCCCACTGGTCAGGTCACGAGCGAACAGACTGTAGTGTTCGCCTCCGACCGCCTTGAGGACCTTACTTGGCTCAACAGCGGCATCCACTACACGTGGGCAATCGCACGGGGGTCTAGCCTCAAGGGAGACCTCCGCTACACTCCGTCGGATATCTACGAGACATTGCCCCAGCCATCGCGCACCACCGCCATGGTCACCACGGGCGCCGAACTCGATCGGATCAGGCGCTCAATCATGAGTCAGCGTAAGGTTGGCCTGACTAGGCTGTACAACCTCGTCCACGACCCAAGCGTGATCGACGGAGACATTCAGGCTCTGCGCGCCGCACATGTAGAGGTCGACCACGCCGTGGTGGATGCCTACAGCTGGCAAGACCTGAACCTGTACCACGGCTTCACAACGACTCGACAAGGAATGCGGTTCAGCCTGTCGCAGGTGATCCAGACCGAAGTCATCGATCGCCTACTCGAACTGAACTACGCCCAGCACACAGGGAAAGCTGACTCCGTTCTCTTTTGA
- a CDS encoding lipase/acyltransferase domain-containing protein, with the protein MSFGAGVAPWTPAPPVIRDATHDAVIVVPGIMGSALRDTTTGRLVWGLRDLRWVGAAWRHEDGMHPLHLDDDERSGRYGRIEATELLRAPVWAPFLKGLEYYDDLLDAVRSVTRPRAVLEFPYDWRLPVSVNGARLAEAAHEHLAQWRSSEEHARARLSHPDEREARLVFVAHSMGGLVTQAAFAHAASQGSDLTPETRAVVTLGTPFLGSVMAAVILNGDHSGRLPARLRRRMQALCATLPGVHDLLPDYRCVDAGLDVHRLTPADVAALGGDAELAREAQEFQQHLREKGPALPGHRAVVGVAQPTVQSLRLDSGVVHEQYLSFERNGDGDLARDRNGIPLRRDRAGDGTVYRDAASFGPTMGVTPLPLQHGALAKDSVAIAYVRAVLTEHDQDLGPALGEGDIGLDVPDCVEAGRPWLLRLRPGPGSVLDTYAGITCTVQDAETGLRVATGRLGWHDGEIGASITLPGPGLYRVRADTGGNAPVTQLVLALDSDDD; encoded by the coding sequence GTGTCGTTTGGCGCAGGCGTGGCGCCCTGGACGCCGGCACCGCCCGTGATCCGGGATGCCACGCATGATGCGGTGATCGTGGTGCCGGGGATCATGGGCAGCGCTCTGCGCGACACCACGACCGGGCGGTTGGTGTGGGGGCTGCGTGATCTTCGGTGGGTGGGCGCGGCCTGGCGCCACGAGGACGGGATGCACCCGCTGCACCTGGACGACGACGAACGATCCGGCCGGTACGGCCGGATCGAAGCCACTGAATTGCTACGCGCTCCGGTTTGGGCGCCGTTCCTGAAGGGCCTCGAATACTACGACGATCTTCTTGACGCCGTCCGTTCGGTCACCCGTCCCAGGGCTGTACTCGAGTTCCCGTACGACTGGAGACTCCCCGTCTCTGTCAACGGAGCGCGGCTGGCAGAAGCCGCTCACGAACACCTGGCGCAGTGGCGCTCCAGCGAGGAGCATGCTCGGGCACGTCTCTCGCATCCGGATGAGCGTGAGGCCCGTCTGGTGTTCGTCGCCCATTCCATGGGCGGACTGGTCACCCAGGCCGCCTTCGCCCACGCCGCCTCCCAGGGCAGCGACCTGACCCCCGAGACCAGGGCCGTGGTCACCCTCGGCACCCCGTTCCTGGGTTCGGTCATGGCGGCCGTCATCCTCAATGGTGACCACTCCGGCCGGCTGCCCGCCCGGCTGCGGCGCCGAATGCAGGCCCTGTGCGCGACACTGCCCGGTGTACACGACCTGCTGCCGGACTACCGCTGCGTCGACGCGGGTCTCGATGTCCACCGGCTCACCCCGGCCGACGTGGCAGCCCTGGGAGGAGATGCCGAACTCGCCCGCGAGGCGCAGGAGTTCCAGCAGCACCTGCGGGAGAAGGGACCTGCGCTGCCGGGGCACCGCGCTGTCGTCGGCGTCGCGCAGCCGACCGTGCAGAGTCTGCGTCTCGACAGTGGTGTGGTGCACGAGCAGTACCTCTCGTTCGAGCGCAACGGTGACGGGGACCTGGCCCGTGACCGCAACGGCATCCCGCTTCGCAGGGACCGGGCCGGGGACGGCACGGTCTACCGGGACGCCGCTTCCTTCGGCCCGACCATGGGCGTGACCCCACTCCCGCTGCAGCACGGTGCACTGGCAAAGGACAGCGTCGCCATCGCCTATGTCCGTGCGGTGCTCACCGAGCACGATCAGGACCTCGGCCCCGCGTTGGGTGAAGGGGACATCGGTCTGGACGTCCCGGACTGCGTTGAGGCGGGTCGGCCCTGGCTGCTGCGCCTGAGGCCCGGACCGGGTTCCGTCCTGGACACGTATGCCGGGATCACCTGCACTGTGCAGGACGCTGAGACCGGCCTGCGTGTTGCCACCGGTCGGCTCGGCTGGCACGACGGTGAGATCGGTGCCTCGATCACCCTTCCCGGGCCGGGCCTCTACCGGGTCAGGGCCGATACCGGCGGCAACGCCCCCGTCACCCAACTTGTCCTGGCGCTCGACTCCGACGACGACTGA
- a CDS encoding tyrosine-type recombinase/integrase, which produces MVLDAFIAAQHVDGYSINTIRARARCIRAIAKAALVRVEDLTVGHVMAYFAARSLKPWSRRTYLNHLQAFGRWRGVDLVTGIRKPPAPRSTPNPLPEGDLSRITSVARGHHRAWVLLGAFCGLRAHETAKLRREDISVLQDGEVVLRVQGKGGRIDVVPVPPVVTQKLDLTAEGRLWGGVTPERVSRTVAAIAAKEGIRMRYHQLRHRFGTAVYRASGRDLLLTQRLMRHASPATTAGYAAVADDQIHKVVGLLPGADPNRKSRDGKRGVTGCQQCRARIA; this is translated from the coding sequence ATGGTCCTCGATGCCTTCATTGCTGCACAGCATGTGGACGGATACTCGATCAACACCATCCGTGCCAGAGCCCGCTGTATTCGCGCCATCGCCAAGGCGGCCCTCGTTCGAGTTGAGGACTTGACCGTCGGTCATGTGATGGCCTACTTCGCGGCGCGCTCGCTCAAGCCGTGGTCCCGGCGGACTTATCTCAATCACCTGCAGGCTTTTGGTAGATGGAGAGGCGTAGACCTTGTCACCGGTATTCGAAAGCCGCCGGCACCGCGTTCAACGCCGAACCCTCTGCCGGAGGGGGACCTGTCCCGCATTACTTCAGTCGCGCGCGGCCATCATCGCGCGTGGGTGCTTCTGGGGGCCTTCTGTGGTCTGCGAGCGCATGAGACAGCCAAGCTCAGACGTGAGGACATATCGGTCCTCCAGGATGGCGAGGTAGTCCTGAGGGTGCAAGGTAAAGGCGGACGTATCGATGTCGTCCCGGTCCCTCCTGTTGTTACTCAAAAGCTGGACCTCACGGCCGAGGGCCGTCTGTGGGGCGGAGTCACCCCTGAGCGCGTATCGCGCACGGTCGCTGCCATCGCGGCCAAGGAGGGCATCCGTATGCGCTACCACCAGCTGAGGCACCGCTTCGGGACGGCCGTCTATCGCGCCTCCGGCCGCGACCTCCTGCTCACCCAGCGCCTGATGAGGCATGCTTCACCGGCGACGACCGCAGGGTATGCGGCAGTGGCCGACGATCAAATCCACAAGGTGGTTGGGTTGTTGCCGGGCGCAGACCCCAACCGCAAGAGCCGCGATGGTAAGCGAGGGGTGACAGGCTGTCAACAGTGTCGCGCCCGCATCGCCTGA
- a CDS encoding Eco57I restriction-modification methylase domain-containing protein: protein MSRPAASTFRGSSRGVAAARAKAMDGRGQHQEWLDLTEVSGPFLTMPVLLQAWPQLDALDKDQRTRLRARHADWQADTTAGRDEWTAYILRSLLEWGDALVLREGQDDDLALDRLTLDVPEHNARVRADFALTEPGAELAAEPDTGSAAKRVRMLGMTIPSGTAPTARPSWGDDWAAGPADRLARLLRHHDVPLGLVTDGRWWCLVWAPVGGVTTTAVFDAIGWNEAAERTVVRAFVSLLRRRRFFEYDESETLVGLLRKSLDAGDEVTEALGIQVRQAVEQLVDAISRADASAMERGAPGLRASGVEASEVYRGAVAVMMRVVFLLFAEERGLLPADNEVYARSYSARFLRAELKSRADAEGEASLEYTTAAWHRLIALFHAVHGGVLHPELELPAYDGSIFDPDKYPWLENSFPLLPIDDRTVLHMLQSVQEVRVGTGRQRETRTLSFRALGVEEIGYVYEGLLSYDARRAVETMVGLIGPDGVEHEVPLRELESLAATSRDVKTLAKKIYETWKDPKPPASAVRLEKLLAPAKAEAATEAKRLLLAACRDAALTERLLPFFGVIRRDLRDLPVVIPAGALFVTESSLRKNTGTHYTPRRLAEEVVLHALEPLVYEPGPLQTADRDAWVPKTAERIRELKVADIAMGSAAFLVAACRYLGDRLIEAWEREGREEAVKYRAGRAVDAVTAADAESDPVVIEARRQVIEHCLYGVDINPMAVEMAKLSLWLVSMDPTRPFTFLDDRLVAGDSLLGVHNMEQIRAEHLEPSEKRSLLTKHADERAEALRKKAKELKDLRLAITSVKGVDLVALQRKREKLSEVNRHSARLRLVGDLLAGAALATCASGRIEWYAEDGGKRIKDLFPQAELIVERIIDEEVSEDADEVREAHDTAEEWLSSEAPSGGLARRPLHWPLTFPEVFTEHGGFDAIIGNPPFLGGQKLTGALGEAYREYMVDYLADKKRGSADLVAYFELRAHQLLNKHGQTGLIATNTLAQGDTREVGLDQLEEKRKVSIRRAVKSAPWPSKSAALEYCAVWTSVPPLANEADRVLDGEKVRGITTSLDPQSRVKGRPYRLVSGDTPGRPGAYIGSYVLGKGFILSPQQAEELIHRDPRNRDVLFRYLNGEDLNSRPDCSASRWVINFHDWPEEQAREYPDVFAIVERDVKPERLKITHSKNAREKWWLYERSRPDLYSKIRKLDRVLVVALVSRTVMPVPVPTGQVFSHMLGVFTTADSSHLALLNSGIHYSWAITRGSSLKGDLRYTPSDIYETMPQPASSTSMIAAGAELDRTRRSIMAQRSVGLTKLYNLLHDPASKDEEIEALRQCHRAVDNVISEAYGWTDLSLEHGFHETRQGVRYTFPMRTRTEILDRLLELNHERHFQSPTEDGEGLLF, encoded by the coding sequence ATGAGCCGCCCTGCCGCCTCTACCTTCCGTGGCTCCTCCCGTGGAGTCGCCGCCGCCAGGGCCAAGGCCATGGACGGCCGGGGCCAGCACCAGGAATGGCTCGACCTCACCGAGGTCTCCGGCCCCTTCCTGACGATGCCCGTGCTGCTTCAGGCCTGGCCCCAGCTCGACGCCCTCGACAAGGACCAGCGCACCCGACTGCGCGCCCGCCACGCCGACTGGCAGGCCGACACCACCGCCGGCCGCGACGAGTGGACCGCCTACATCCTGCGCTCCCTGCTGGAGTGGGGCGATGCGCTTGTTCTGCGCGAGGGCCAGGACGACGACCTCGCCCTGGACCGCCTCACTCTCGACGTCCCCGAGCACAACGCCCGTGTCCGCGCCGACTTCGCGCTCACCGAGCCCGGTGCGGAACTCGCCGCCGAACCGGACACGGGGTCTGCTGCCAAGCGCGTACGCATGCTGGGCATGACCATCCCCAGCGGCACCGCCCCAACGGCCCGCCCGAGCTGGGGCGACGACTGGGCGGCTGGTCCCGCCGACCGCCTCGCCCGACTCCTGCGCCACCACGACGTACCCCTCGGCCTGGTCACCGACGGCCGCTGGTGGTGCCTGGTCTGGGCCCCGGTCGGCGGCGTCACGACCACGGCCGTCTTCGACGCCATCGGCTGGAACGAGGCCGCCGAACGCACGGTCGTCCGCGCCTTCGTCTCCCTGCTGCGCCGCCGTCGCTTCTTCGAGTACGACGAGTCCGAGACTCTGGTCGGCCTGCTGAGGAAGAGCCTCGACGCGGGCGACGAGGTCACCGAGGCCCTCGGCATCCAGGTCCGCCAGGCCGTCGAGCAACTGGTGGACGCCATCAGCCGCGCCGACGCCAGCGCCATGGAACGCGGTGCCCCCGGCCTGCGCGCGAGCGGCGTCGAGGCGAGCGAGGTCTACCGGGGCGCGGTCGCGGTCATGATGCGCGTCGTCTTCCTCCTCTTCGCCGAGGAACGCGGACTGCTGCCCGCCGACAACGAGGTCTACGCCCGCTCTTACTCCGCCCGCTTCCTGCGCGCCGAGCTGAAGTCCCGCGCCGACGCCGAGGGCGAGGCCTCCCTGGAGTACACGACCGCCGCCTGGCACCGCCTGATCGCGCTGTTCCACGCAGTGCACGGCGGAGTGCTGCACCCTGAGCTCGAACTCCCGGCGTACGACGGCTCCATCTTCGATCCGGACAAGTACCCCTGGCTGGAGAACAGCTTCCCCCTTCTCCCCATCGACGACCGCACGGTGCTGCACATGCTCCAGTCCGTGCAGGAGGTCCGTGTCGGCACGGGCAGGCAGAGGGAGACCCGCACGCTCAGCTTCCGCGCGCTGGGCGTGGAGGAGATCGGCTACGTGTACGAGGGCCTGCTCTCGTACGACGCTCGGCGCGCCGTCGAGACGATGGTCGGCCTCATCGGCCCCGACGGCGTGGAACACGAGGTACCGCTGAGGGAGTTGGAGTCCCTGGCGGCGACGTCGAGGGACGTGAAGACCCTCGCGAAGAAGATCTACGAGACGTGGAAGGACCCCAAGCCGCCGGCGAGCGCGGTGCGGCTGGAGAAGCTGCTGGCCCCGGCGAAGGCGGAGGCCGCGACGGAGGCGAAGCGTCTGCTGCTCGCAGCCTGCCGCGACGCGGCCCTGACGGAACGTCTGCTGCCTTTCTTCGGTGTGATTCGGAGGGACCTGCGGGACCTGCCGGTGGTCATCCCGGCGGGCGCGCTGTTCGTGACGGAGTCCTCGCTGCGGAAGAACACGGGTACGCATTACACCCCGCGCCGGTTGGCGGAGGAGGTCGTGCTGCACGCGCTGGAGCCGCTGGTGTACGAGCCGGGGCCGCTCCAGACGGCGGACAGGGATGCCTGGGTGCCGAAGACAGCTGAGCGGATCCGTGAGCTGAAGGTCGCGGACATCGCGATGGGCTCGGCGGCGTTCCTGGTGGCCGCTTGCCGGTACTTGGGGGATCGGCTGATCGAGGCGTGGGAGCGGGAGGGCCGCGAGGAGGCGGTCAAGTACCGGGCGGGGCGCGCTGTTGACGCGGTCACGGCAGCGGACGCGGAGTCCGACCCGGTAGTGATCGAGGCCCGGCGCCAGGTGATCGAGCACTGCCTGTACGGGGTGGACATCAACCCGATGGCCGTGGAGATGGCCAAACTGTCGCTGTGGCTGGTCTCCATGGACCCGACCCGCCCGTTCACCTTCCTGGACGACCGGTTGGTGGCGGGGGACTCGCTGCTGGGTGTGCACAACATGGAGCAGATCAGAGCGGAACACCTGGAACCGAGCGAGAAGCGCAGCCTCCTTACCAAGCACGCCGACGAGCGCGCGGAAGCACTGAGGAAGAAGGCCAAGGAACTCAAGGACCTTCGCTTGGCGATCACTTCGGTCAAGGGTGTGGACCTGGTCGCGCTGCAGCGTAAACGGGAGAAGCTCTCCGAGGTGAACCGTCACTCCGCACGGCTACGGCTTGTCGGCGACCTTCTTGCCGGTGCGGCACTGGCTACCTGTGCCTCGGGACGCATCGAGTGGTACGCGGAGGACGGCGGCAAGCGCATCAAGGATCTCTTCCCGCAGGCTGAGCTCATCGTGGAACGGATCATCGATGAGGAGGTTTCGGAAGACGCGGATGAAGTGCGGGAAGCCCATGACACCGCTGAAGAGTGGCTTTCCTCCGAAGCCCCGAGCGGAGGGCTGGCCCGACGACCTCTGCACTGGCCCCTGACCTTCCCTGAGGTCTTCACGGAACATGGAGGCTTCGACGCGATCATCGGCAACCCGCCGTTCCTCGGCGGCCAGAAACTGACGGGCGCTCTGGGCGAGGCGTACCGCGAGTACATGGTCGACTACCTCGCTGACAAGAAGCGTGGTAGCGCCGACTTGGTGGCCTACTTCGAACTCCGCGCTCACCAGCTCCTCAACAAACATGGCCAGACGGGACTCATCGCCACCAACACTCTGGCTCAAGGCGACACCCGTGAGGTCGGCCTGGACCAGTTGGAGGAGAAGAGGAAGGTCAGCATCCGGCGGGCGGTGAAGAGCGCACCCTGGCCTTCAAAGTCGGCGGCCTTGGAGTACTGCGCCGTCTGGACTTCGGTGCCGCCGCTCGCGAACGAGGCGGACAGAGTGCTGGACGGTGAGAAGGTTCGGGGCATCACGACGTCGCTGGATCCGCAGTCACGGGTGAAGGGGCGGCCGTATCGACTGGTATCTGGGGACACTCCGGGGCGACCAGGCGCCTATATCGGCTCCTACGTCCTGGGCAAGGGATTCATCCTGTCGCCCCAGCAAGCCGAGGAACTCATCCACCGGGATCCACGCAACCGCGACGTCCTCTTCCGCTACCTCAACGGCGAAGACCTCAACTCCCGTCCGGACTGCTCGGCCAGCCGTTGGGTGATCAACTTCCACGACTGGCCCGAGGAACAGGCACGCGAGTATCCCGACGTCTTCGCCATCGTGGAACGCGACGTGAAACCCGAACGACTGAAGATCACGCACAGCAAGAACGCGCGCGAGAAGTGGTGGCTCTACGAGCGCAGCAGGCCAGACCTGTACTCAAAGATCCGAAAGCTAGACCGTGTCTTGGTGGTAGCGCTCGTGTCGCGAACCGTGATGCCGGTTCCGGTACCGACAGGACAGGTCTTCTCGCACATGCTCGGGGTGTTCACAACCGCGGACTCTTCCCACTTGGCGTTGCTTAACAGCGGCATTCACTACTCGTGGGCGATCACACGCGGATCCAGCCTCAAGGGAGACCTCCGATACACGCCGTCAGACATCTACGAGACAATGCCGCAGCCAGCTAGCAGTACCTCCATGATCGCTGCAGGTGCTGAACTTGATCGGACCCGGCGCTCCATCATGGCTCAACGAAGTGTGGGGCTGACCAAGCTCTACAACCTTCTCCATGATCCCGCTTCAAAGGATGAGGAAATCGAAGCTCTGCGACAATGTCACCGAGCCGTGGATAACGTGATCTCAGAGGCCTACGGGTGGACCGACCTGAGCTTGGAGCATGGCTTCCATGAGACTCGCCAAGGCGTGCGCTACACGTTTCCGATGCGTACTCGTACCGAGATCTTGGACCGACTTCTGGAGCTCAACCATGAGAGGCATTTTCAGTCACCCACAGAAGATGGCGAGGGACTACTTTTCTGA